In Procambarus clarkii isolate CNS0578487 chromosome 25, FALCON_Pclarkii_2.0, whole genome shotgun sequence, the following proteins share a genomic window:
- the LOC123758495 gene encoding putative ammonium transporter 1: protein MGDWTYGLADERLVFWLFQFAFAATAATIVSGSMAERCAFNAYLIYSVMLSGVVYPVVSHWTWSDIGWLKTQHYQNFGGFGVVHLTGGVAALVGAVILGPRIDRFGPKGKEIRGHSVPLAAQGFLILLFGFLAFNGGFQASISHEVDALAIAKVVFNTAISASSGGIAVLLMNHSRRESLWSFLMALNGSLAGMVSISAGCNVVQPWSACVIGTVGGSVFLAIHTLLPKLKVDDPLDAVALHMGGGLWGLVAVALFQDGGIVYGGSAEVLAWNIVGALAIVAWSGGLCLVMFGSLRLLGVLRVPPEMEIAGMDLLKHGEPADAWLESQYDGSINAQEENKRNSDLLANMSAPEKCGCTNFQDPIPSKDGQKCANRSSCSICCSPMYPGLPEASHFNPHNDGEDFLDLQPSNPEVSECNPEVSECNLEVSGCNPEVNGCIPEVCECNQEVCECNQKIGNAIKKFGNAIKKFGNAIKKFVNAIKNFVNAIKNFVNAINKFVNAIKKYVNAIKKFVNAIKKFVNAIKKFGNAIKKFGNAIKKFVNAIKKFVNAIKKFMDTTQKQPTISHLQQQPTISRLQQQPTITDPPMTCHVHNL, encoded by the exons ATGGGCGATTGGACATACGGGCTGGCGGACGAGCGCCTGGTCTTTTGGTTGTTCCAGTTCGCGTTCGCTGCCACAGCTGCCACCATAGTCTCCGGGTCGATGGCTGAGCGGTGTGCCTTCAACGCCTACCTCATCTACTCCGTCATGCTGTCTG GTGTGGTGTACCCTGTGGTgtcacactggacctggtcagatATTGGCTGGCTCAAGACTCAACACTACCAGAACTTCGGTGGCTTCGGCGTCGTCCACCTCACAGGGGGCGTGGCAGCTCTTGTTGGGGCTGTAATTCTTGGACCCAGAATTGATCGCTTCGGACCCAAGGGCAAGGAGATACGTGGACACTCTGTGCCG CTGGCAGCTCAGGGATTCTTAATCCTGCTCTTCGGGTTCCTGGCCTTCAACGGAGGGTTCCAAGCGTCCATCAGCCACGAGGTTGATGCTTTAGCCATTGCCAAGGTTGTCTTCAATACTGCGATATCGGCCTCTTCAGGAGGCATCGCTGTGCTCTTGATGAATCATTCTAGGAGGGAGTCCCTCTGGTCCTTCCTAATGGCCCTTAATGGTTCTCTCGCTGGCATG GTGTCAATCAGTGCCGGGTGCAACGTTGTCCAGCCGTGGAGTGCCTGTGTCATTGGTACAGTGGGTGGATCAGTGTTCCTCGCCATCCACACCCTTCTGCCCAAGTTGAAGG TTGACGACCCACTTGATGCTGTGGCTTTACACATgggaggtgggttgtgggggctggttgCTGTGGCCCTCTTCCAGGATGGTGGCATTGTGTACGGGGGCAGCGCGGAGGTCCTCGCCTGGAACATAGTGGGGGCGCTGGCCATAGTGGCCTGGTCTGGTGGTCTTTGTTTGGTTATGTTTGGTTCCCTCAGGCTGCTCGGCGTCTTGAGGGTGCCTCCAGAAATGGAAATTGCAG GAATGGACCTCTTGAAGCACGGGGAACCAGCTGACGCTTGGCTGGAGAGCCAGTACGATGGATCCATAAATGCACAGGAGGAGAACAAGAGGAATTCAG ATCTTCTAGCCAACATGTCTGCCCCAGAGAAATGTGGTTGTACCAATTTCCAGGACCCAATTCCATCCAAAGATGGTCAAAAGTGTGCGAATCGTTCATCGTGTTCAATATGTTGTTCGCCCATGTACCCCGGCCTCCCTGAAGCTAGTCACTTCAACCCCCACAATGACGGTGAAG ATTTCCTGGATCTTCAACCTTCGAACCCGGAAGTTAGTGAATGCAACCCGGAAGTAAGTGAATGCAACCTGGAAGTTAGTGGATGCAACCCGGAAGTTAATGGATGCATCCCCGAAGTTTGTGaatgcaatcaagaagtttgtgaatgcaatcaaaaa attgggaatgcaatcaagaagtttgggaatgcaatcaagaagtttgggaatgcaatcaagaagtttgtGAATGCAATCAAGAATTTTGTGAATGCAATCAAGAATTTTGTGAATGCAATCAATAAGTTTGTGAATGCAATCAAGAAGTATGTGaatgcaatcaagaagtttgtgaatgcaatcaagaagtttgtgaatgcaatcaagaagtttgggaatgcaatcaagaagtttgggaatgcaatcaagaagtttgtgaatgcaatcaagaagtttgtGAATGCAATCAAGAAGTTTATGGATACAACCCagaagcagcctacgatctcccacctccagcagcagcctacgatctcccgcctccagcagcagcctacgatcactGACCCTCCAATGACCTGCCATGTTCATAATTTGTAA